A region of Alosa alosa isolate M-15738 ecotype Scorff River chromosome 17, AALO_Geno_1.1, whole genome shotgun sequence DNA encodes the following proteins:
- the LOC125310928 gene encoding uncharacterized protein LOC125310928 isoform X2, translating into MNVVTQSIQSDIEVTLSKTRSCLGGETAKMKTDVVGPKEEVTPKKLEPASNIDLKEIEMYFSALEQDQGRLQQLLQEEREEQEMELTALKREKCRREPGGERGCPAVCSKIYGCQQTEVDEGTQGPVSHSGEYHTPGCSNCSEQRGEYQEMLVLKKPPICTMGCATSHHED; encoded by the exons ATGAACGTTGTTACCCAGAGCATCCAGTCTGACATTGAGGTAACTCTGTCAAAGACCAGGAGCTGTTTGGGTGGAGAGACCGCTAAGATGAAGACTGATGTGGTGGGTCCTAAGGAGGAGGTCACCCCGAAAAAGCTGGAGCCTGCCTCTAACATTGACCTCAAGGAGATTGAGATGTATTTCAGCGCTCTTGAACAGGACCAGGGGAGACTACAGCAGCTCCtgcaggaggaaagagaggagcaggagatggAGCTCACGGCTCTGAAGAGGGAGAAATGCAGGAGAGAGccgggtggagagagaggatgccCTGCTGTCTGCTCTAAGATCTATGGCTGTCAGCAGACAGAAGTTGATGAAGGAACTCAGGGGCCAGTCAGCCACTCTGGTG AGTATCACACACCTGGGTGCAGCAACTGCAGTGAGCAAAGAGGGGAATATCAAGAAATGTTGGTGTTAAAGAAACCCCCCATTTGCACCATGGGTTGTGCTACTTCACACCATGAAGACTGA
- the LOC125310928 gene encoding uncharacterized protein LOC125310928 isoform X1, which yields MEKQTTPPVVMEGASHHHSKLFVDKAQQIRESIGRDSAEVDTPMNVVTQSIQSDIEVTLSKTRSCLGGETAKMKTDVVGPKEEVTPKKLEPASNIDLKEIEMYFSALEQDQGRLQQLLQEEREEQEMELTALKREKCRREPGGERGCPAVCSKIYGCQQTEVDEGTQGPVSHSGEYHTPGCSNCSEQRGEYQEMLVLKKPPICTMGCATSHHED from the exons ATGGAAAAACAGACAACACCACCAGTTGTTATGGAGGGAGCATCACACCATCACTCTAAACTCTTTGTTGACAAGGCTCAGCAGATCAGAGAGAGCATTGGGAGAGATAGTGCTGAGGTGGACACCCCTATGAACGTTGTTACCCAGAGCATCCAGTCTGACATTGAGGTAACTCTGTCAAAGACCAGGAGCTGTTTGGGTGGAGAGACCGCTAAGATGAAGACTGATGTGGTGGGTCCTAAGGAGGAGGTCACCCCGAAAAAGCTGGAGCCTGCCTCTAACATTGACCTCAAGGAGATTGAGATGTATTTCAGCGCTCTTGAACAGGACCAGGGGAGACTACAGCAGCTCCtgcaggaggaaagagaggagcaggagatggAGCTCACGGCTCTGAAGAGGGAGAAATGCAGGAGAGAGccgggtggagagagaggatgccCTGCTGTCTGCTCTAAGATCTATGGCTGTCAGCAGACAGAAGTTGATGAAGGAACTCAGGGGCCAGTCAGCCACTCTGGTG AGTATCACACACCTGGGTGCAGCAACTGCAGTGAGCAAAGAGGGGAATATCAAGAAATGTTGGTGTTAAAGAAACCCCCCATTTGCACCATGGGTTGTGCTACTTCACACCATGAAGACTGA